In Tenebrio molitor chromosome 8, icTenMoli1.1, whole genome shotgun sequence, a genomic segment contains:
- the LOC138136219 gene encoding transient receptor potential cation channel protein painless-like isoform X1: MSRSFYQPLPVNPETRINVDPKTRIDVDPTKSDLWWADGIATLSSETIAQKLQQGAEIDSINPDWYGWEALHYAARTTDPDKLKVICDKLPRDKINTLTMLSENALHILLDHGVLGQSFNITCQNGTDLKTSKIINQEEERIVKCAEILIDAGIDVNHNNFWNDTPLLIAIKRKYFTIVKMLLEKDDIDLDSCRGTVSGKSARELLRGRKKIRKLKTKALPKQPSTHTKILFRLLKSGDEEAFLKYNGGKIRDILKTNENIDGDSVANSSCTLLQYCFRRGLIAWHQEQARCESDSPLHYQDTTANRLVQIFCQNGMVKCIQHLLDNGADIDFTLRKFEDGKTLLQAAIVKGYYPLIAVILGRTQITFDPNTLCPAIVELLESTTDDIDLNCTLSIVLNRLLTSETPLDEKGIVILNQIWKLESGLTRFNKENVLLLLKFSGSLNRSSDIAQSKFLCWWNSDITNKALEKIGPEVIQKHLDECVEQQEDKICINYDSFINNGSVEQVLRTFVSSPVLNVCLNHLVFKILIMQKWEKLRFMKIKYFYLNLLCYVIFYLLLNVYILCKFNKVSNPAVSFVYGLGWIFLLLFVAKEFFQLVASAGSYFSEFNNYAEFLFTVTTSLVYSVDANWVDFAEVLSILSSNLVLLLLLEQVPQFAKYIIILRTVVFYLMYIVFYFIQFVAFAICFYILFANSDQAFWTELGNKIFETIILFTGNLDYMGTPWRRESSSNGTSQDSFHNFSNKELFSKLILLLFVLFMTIILHNLLLGLLVTDMANLNKRVKLFEQLKRASFVVRFEKFLDSAYLRYLPNCILNRLHSGRDHFIDNKYVVVNINNKKMIDDDGKEHLNFILTKREKRQDSLKKLYRYITAKVNEQSYEGNRHHVNSAVLEKLELVEERLKNLHEITEVMKVGLHKNR, from the exons ATGTCACGTTCTTTTTATCAA cCACTCCCCGTAAATCCTGAAACCAGAATAAACGTAGATCCTAAAACCAGAATAGACGTAGATCCTACTAAATCAGATCTGTGGTGGGCAGATGGAATTGCAACACTTAGCTCTGAAACCATTGCGCAGAAGTTACAGCAAGGAGCTGAGATCGATTCTATTAATCCTGATTGGTACGGTTGGGAAGCCTTGCACTACGCTGCTCGTACCACTGACCCAGACAAATTGAAAGTAATATGTGACAAACTACCCAGAGATAAAATTAACACTCTGACCATGTTATCAGAGAACGCTTTACATATCTTGTTGGACCATGGGGTCCTAGGCCAGTCTTTCAAcataacttgtcaaaatgGTACTGATCTGAAGACGTCGAAAATCATCAACCAAGAAGAAGAGAGGATTGTGAagtgtgccgaaattttaataGACGCAGGCATCGACGTGAACCACAACAACTTCTGGAACGACACACCTCTTTTGATCGCCATCAAGcgcaaatattttacaatagtGAAGATGCTGCTGGAAAAAGACGATATAGATCTTGATTCTTGTCGAGGCACAGTCTCAGGGAAGAGTGCTCGAGAGCTCTTGAGAGGTAGaaagaaaattagaaaattaaaaactaaagCGTTGCCTAAACAACCTAGCACACATACGAAGATTTTGTTCCGACTACTGAAATCAGGAGACGAAGAAGCCTTCTTGAAATATAACGGCGGGAAAATAAGGGATATATTAAAGACCAATGAAAATATCGATGGTGATAGCGTAGCCAATTCAAGTTGCACTTTATTGCAGTACTGCTTCCGCAGAGGTTTGATCGCTTGGCATCAAGAGCAGGCGAGATGTGAATCCGATTCTCCACTTCATTACCAAGACACCACAGCCAACCGTCTCGTCCAGATCTTCTGCCAAAACGGAATGGTGAAATGCATCCAACATTTACTAGACAACGGCGCTGACATCGACTTCACTTTGAGGAAATTCGAAGACGGGAAGACTCTTCTGCAAGCGGCGATCGTCAAAGGGTACTACCCTTTAATAGCCGTGATTTTAGGCCGCACCCAAATCACATTCGACCCTAACACACTCTGTCCTGCCATTGTCGAGTTATTGGAGTCCACCACAGACGACATCGACTTGAACTGCACCCTCTCCATCGTACTCAACCGACTCCTCACTTCAGAAACACCTCTCGACGAAAAGGGAATAGTAATACTGAACCAAATATGGAAGCTAGAGAGCGGTTTGACGCGATTTAACAAAGAGAACGTCCTCTTATTGTTGAAGTTTTCCGGATCTTTGAATAGATCGAGTGATATCGCACAGTCGAAATTCTTGTGCTGGTGGAACAGCGACATTACTAACAAAGCACTGGAAAAGATCGGTCCAGAGGTGATACAAAAACATTTGGACGAATGTGTGGAGCAACAAGAGGACAAGATTTGCATAAATTATGACAGTTTCATCAACAACGGTTCGGTCGAACAAGTTTTAAGAACGTTTGTGTCTTCACCGGTACTCAACGTCTGTTTGAATCATCTCGTCTTTAAAATCTTGATCATGCAGAAGTGGGAGAAGCTGCGCTTTatgaagataaaatatttttatctaaatttgctctgttacgttattttttatttgctccTGAACGTCTACATTCTTTGTAAATTCAACAAAGTGTCCAATCCCGCTGTAAGTTTTGTGTATGGCTTAGGGTGGATTTTTCTATTGCTGTTCGTGGCTAAAGAATTCTTTCAACTTGTGGCATCCGCTGGCTCCTATTTTTcggaatttaataattatgcagaatttttattcacagTAACGACATCTTTGGTATATTCTGTAGACGCGAATTGGGTTGACTTTGCAGAAGTATTGTCAATTTTAAGCAGCAATCTTGTACTTCTCTTGTTGTTGGAACAAGTGCCACAATTTGCCAAATATATCATCATCCTCCGTACAGTTGTCTTCTATCTGATGTACATAGTGTTCTACTTCATCCAATTCGTAGCTTTCGCAATCTGCTTCTACATTCTCTTTGCCAATTCGGACCAAGCATTTTGGACCGAATTGGGcaacaaaattttcgaaacaATTATCTTATTCACCGGAAATTTAGACTACATGGGAACACCATGGAGGAGGGAGTCTTCTTCGAATGGTACTAGTCAAGATTCGttccataatttttcaaacaaagaACTATTTTCGAAATTGATTCTGTTATTGTTCGTACTGTTCATGACCATTATTTTGCATAATTTGCTACTGGGTTTGCTCGTCACCGACAtggcaaatttgaataaaCGCGTCAAACTCTTCGAACAATTGAAAAGAGCCAGTTTTGTTGTGAGATTTGAGAAGTTCCTGGATAGTGCTTATCTTAGATATTTACCCaactgtattttaaatcgtttaCATAGCGGGAGAGATCATTTCATAGACAATAAATATGTGGTCGTAAAtatcaacaacaaaaaaatgattgacgATGACGGAAAAGAACATTTAAACTTTATCTTAACCAAGAGGGAAAAACGACAAGATTCCTTGAAGAAGTTGTACAGATACATAACAGCGAAAGTTAACGAACAAAGTTACGAAGGTAATCGACACCACGTTAATTCAGCTGTGTTGGAGAAACTTGAATTGGTCGAAGAAAGACTCAAAAACCTTCACGAAATTACGGAAGTTATGAAAGTTGGACTCCACAAAAATAGATGA
- the LOC138136219 gene encoding uncharacterized protein isoform X2, which yields MSRSFYQMAETGDHYQNNQLIEINDQTSSTFDQEQSIVPSDDAADGIIDISCKICGANFVHGQSRRHHNRIKEHQAALKKLKEETKKGTSTYKPREKYEKNLLKQDQLYIITLTAFFTLRYSLANYSKDFNVSINDVNWKDFGDIVMEVTNQDVTEVHVIECRQIQTRNNVTISTLSAEEGDFSIKELCETLKELQSKNNYEKTFFKLFTVSNLMVEKDNNPKFTYDASIVKGWKNDNDKKSWSDRKVLIPPYKENDLLNTTDDPDDICIFKILNHEDEDLNDDLNKFRLFQNQTKLSGLRELIKMMIEDKFDSSKDISNDIIKYIGKYFRTNQTSKTNKLTKTDILVKVGELLLESYLIPPESLIEERIEENYLQLWKDTVEIFDIIIIRNDSDIVNKLYAIPNQILTPEIGSNPNISAELRVNKKDIISKALARWKTGRIPLILTTETEKHLSSIIKVISFLKSENISLKFIITTNLQIDQSYFPEHLNVFFNLQNVKAKSQLICRNILNSISIEVLDFPVKLNEIVDCNDDYLKKLKPDALLNMFFKDYSFRDLDMPITGDIVDNILVFKKDAVNNINEYFKKKDIERNAEKLSYLVNIKGCPTLVQVPPKL from the exons ATGTCACGTTCTTTTTATCAA ATGGCAGAGACTGGTGACCACTATCAAAACAATCAGTTGATAGAAATAAACGATCAGACCTCTTCCACATTCGATCAAGAACAAAGCATAGTACCCTCT gatGACGCTGCCGATGGTATTATAGATATTAGCTGTAAAATATGTGGTGCGAATTTTGTCCATGGACAATCAAGACGACACCACAATCGAATAAAAGAACATCAAGCAGCCTTGAAGAAATTAAAGGAAGAAACGAAGAAAGGAACTAGTACTTAT AAACCCAGAGAAAAATATGAGAAAAACCTTCTCAAACAAGATCAGTTGTACATAATAACGCTAACTGCATTTTTTACTTTGCGGTACTCTCTTGCTAACTACAGCAAAGATTTCAATGTGTCGATAAACGACGTCAACTGGAAGGATTTTGGAGACATTGTAATGGAGGTGACAAATCAAGACGTTACTGAAGTACACGTCATTGAGTGCAGACAAATTCAGACGAGGAACAACGTTACAATTTCAACTCTGAGTGCTGAAGAGGGAGATTTCAGCATCAAGGAATTGTGCGAGACGTTGAAGGAACTGCagagcaaaaataattatgagaagacatttttcaagTTGTTCACGGTTTCGAATTTGATGGTGGAGAAGGATAATAATCCTAAATTTACTTATGATGCAAGTATTGTCAAGGGGTGGAAGAATGACAACGACAAAAAATCGTGGAGTGATAGAAAAGTGTTAATTCCGCCATACAAGGAGAACGATTTGTTGAACACTACCGACGATCCTGATGATATTTGTATATTCAAGATATTGAATCATGAAGATGAGGATCTGAATGACGATTTAAATAAGTTCagattgtttcaaaatcagacGAAATTATCCGGTTTAAGAGAACTGATAAAAATGATGATTGAAGACAAATTTGACAGCAGTAAAGATATTTCTAACGATATTATCAAGTATATTGGGAAATACTTCAGGACGAATCAGACTAGTAAAACTAACAAGTTGACCAAGACGGATATTTTGGTAAAAGTTGGGGAACTACTCTTAGAATCGTATCTGATACCACCAGAAAGCCTCATCGAAGAGAGGATTGAAGAAAACTATTTACAATTGTGGAAAGACACTGTCGAAATCTTTGACATAATTATCATCAGAAATGATTCTGACATCGTCAATAAACTTTACGCCATTCCGAATCAAATCCTAACACCAGAAATTGGATCCAATCCGAACATTTCCGCGGAATTAAGAGTTAACAAAAAAGACATCATAAGTAAAGCATTGGCTCGGTGGAAAACTGGTCGCATCCCCTTAATTCTGACAACGGAAACCGAAAAACATCTTTCGTCGATAATCAAAGTAATAAGTTTTCTCAAAAGTGAAAATATATCTCTGAAATTTATCATAACAACCAATTTACAAATCGATCAGAGTTATTTTCCAGAACACTTGAACGTCTTCTTCAACCTTCAAAATGTTAAAGCTAAGTCACAGTTAATTTGCCGCAACATCTTGAATTctatttctatcgaagtgttGGATTTTCCGGTGAAATTGAATGAAATTGTCGATTGCAATGACGATtatctgaaaaaattaaaacccgATGCCTTGCTAAACATGTTCTTCAAGGATTATTCCTTCAGGGACCTTGATATGCCAATAACTGGCGACATTGTTGACAACATTTTGGTGTTCAAAAAGGACGCTGTTAACAATAtcaacgaatattttaagaagAAAGATATTGAGCGGAATGCAGAGAAGTTGTCCTACTTGGTTAACATTAAGGGGTGTCCAACGCTGGTACAAGTACCACCGaagctttaa
- the LOC138137225 gene encoding uncharacterized protein: MAETDDHYKSLPLIETDGLTASRSDQKQNSVSSGDTVGTDNTTRKTVCHICGENFVRGQKKKQHFRTKTHQAAWKEIMKKKKEETKRNVGKEETSIPEVPRNGARSNEMKYIHSGKKLPEQIQLYINTLTAFFTLRYSLANYSKDFRVSINDVNWKDFGDIVIEVINEDVTEVHAVQCRQIQTRINVKMSALSVEEGDFSIKKLYETLKELQNKTNYEITYFKLFTVSNLLVEKNNNSKLIYEKIVKEWKNDNEKKSWGDRKVLIPPYKENNLLNSTDDPDDICIFKLLNHEDEDLNDLNKFSLFKNQKKLFGLRELIKMMIESKFNNSKDISNDIAKYVGEFFKTSQTVKENESYDKLTKTDILVKVAELLLESNLVLPEDVIGKNIEKNNLKMWKKIVGSFDIIIIRSDSDIVKKLYVILNQILESKNGCTPNISTKLKVIKSEALGLWKIGLVPLILAAENEKHLSSIIKVISFLKSEIISLKLKFIIMTDLQIPQNFFPEQLDVFFNLKNLKAKAPLIFGKISNSISIDVLNFPVKLEKIVECNDDYLEKLRPDALLNMFFKDYSIKDFDVPITEDIIDNILVLEEDDVNRIRECIERKNVERSPKKLSYLVKIKGCPTLVQVPPDL; this comes from the exons aTGGCTGAGACTGATGACCACTATAAAAGCCTTCCGTTGATAGAAACAGACGGTCTGACCGCTTCCAGATCCgaccaaaaacaaaacagcgTATCCTCT GGTGACACTGTCGGTACCGACAATACTACTCGTAAAACTGTATGTCACATATGCGGTGAGAATTTTGTCcgtggacaaaaaaaaaaacaacactttCGAACAAAAACACATCAAGCAGCCTGGAAGGAAATCATGAAGAAAAAGAAGGAAGAAACCAAACGCAATGTG GGGAAGGAAGAGACGTCAATACCAGAAGTGCCGAGGAATGGTGCAAGATCAAATGAAATG AAATACATCCACTCTGGGAAAAAACTTCCGGAACAAATTCAGTTGTATATAAACACGCTGACTGCATTTTTTACTTTGCGATACTCCCTTGCTAACTACAGCAAAGATTTCCGAGTGTCGATAAACGACGTCAACTGGAAAGATTTTGGAGACATTGTAATCGAGGTGATAAATGAAGACGTTACTGAAGTCCACGCCGTTCAGTGCAGACAAATTCAGACCAGGATCAACGTTAAAATGTCAGCCCTGAGTGTTGAAGAGGGAGATTTCAGCATCAAGAAATTGTACGAGACTTTAAAGGAACTACAGAACAAGACGAATTATGAAATAACATATTTCAAGTTGTTCACGGTTTCCAATTTGTTGGTGGAGAAGAATAATAATTCTAAACTTATCTATGAGAAAATAGTTAAGGAGTGGAAGAATGACAACGAGAAAAAGTCATGGGGTGATAGAAAAGTGTTAATTCCTCCGTACAAGGAGAACAATTTGTTGAACAGTACCGACGATCCTGATGATATTTGTATATTCAAGTTATTGAACCATGAAGATGAAGATctaaatgatttaaataagTTTAGCTTGTTTAAAAATCAGAAGAAATTATTCGGTTTAAGAGAACTGATAAAAATGATGATTGAAAGCAAATTTAACAATAGTAAAGATATTTCTAACGATATTGCCAAGTATGTGGGGGAATTCTTCAAGACAAGTCAGACTGTTAAGGAGAATGAGAGTTACGATAAGTTGACCAAGACGGATATTTTGGTGAAAGTTGCGGAACTACTCTTGGAATCTAATCTGGTACTACCAGAAGACGTCATCGGAaagaatattgaaaaaaacaatttgaaaatgtggaaaaaaattgttggaaGCTTTGACATCATTATCATCAGAAGTGATTCAGACATCGTCAAGAAACTTTACGTGATTCTGAATCAAATTCTAGAATCAAAAAATGGATGCACTCCGAATATCTCCACCAAATTAAAAGTCATCAAAAGTGAGGCACTAGGTCTTTGGAAAATTGGTCTGGTGCCCTTAATTCTAGCAGcggaaaacgaaaaacatctttCTTCAATAATCAAAGTGATAAGTTTTCTCAAAAGTGAAATTATAtctctaaaattaaaatttatcattatgACCGATTTACAAATCCCTCAGAATTTTTTTCCGGAACAATTGGACGTCTTCTTCAAccttaaaaatttgaaagctAAAGCACCGTTAATTTTCGGCAAGATCTCGAATTCTATTTCTATCGatgttttgaattttccggTCAAGTTGGAGAAAATTGTCGAATGCAATGAcgattatttagaaaaattaagaCCCGATGCCTTATTAAACATGTTCTTCAAGGACTATTCCATCAAGGACTTTGATGTACCAATAACTGAGGACATTATTGACAACATTTTGGTGTTAGAGGAGGACGATGTTAACAGAATCCGTGAATGCATTGAGAGAAAAAATGTTGAGCGAAGTCCAAAGAAGTTATCCTACTTAGTTAAGATTAAAGGGTGTCCAACGTTGGTACAAGTACCACCAgacctttaa